In Symmachiella dynata, the following are encoded in one genomic region:
- the pduL gene encoding phosphate propanoyltransferase has translation MTQLSNGFSRTQIEHVVRDILLARLGDKSAQPNPLVVNISARHVHLTDEHVEVLFGPGAKLEPMRDLYQDGYYAATQTVAVVGPRRRMLPDVRVLGPTRNASQVELAFTDGISLGIDLPVRCSGDHHDTTGCVLVGPKGVVELTAGVIRAERHVHMGPADLAYYGVADGDRLHLRIESEGCTTTLEDLLVRASDDVKLEVHLDTDEGNAVSLDRATKVELIVPHAKSSDCACKH, from the coding sequence ATGACGCAACTGAGCAACGGATTTAGCAGAACACAAATCGAACACGTCGTGCGAGATATCCTGCTCGCGCGACTGGGTGACAAATCCGCGCAGCCCAATCCGCTGGTGGTGAATATCTCCGCCCGGCACGTGCATTTGACCGACGAGCACGTGGAGGTGTTGTTCGGCCCAGGCGCCAAATTGGAACCGATGCGCGATTTGTATCAGGACGGTTATTACGCCGCGACACAAACCGTGGCGGTTGTCGGCCCTCGCCGACGGATGCTGCCGGACGTGCGGGTCTTGGGACCGACCCGCAATGCGTCGCAAGTCGAATTGGCGTTTACCGATGGCATTTCATTGGGCATCGACCTGCCCGTCCGCTGCAGCGGCGATCACCACGATACGACCGGCTGCGTGCTCGTTGGCCCCAAAGGGGTTGTTGAATTGACCGCGGGTGTGATTCGTGCAGAACGGCACGTCCACATGGGTCCAGCCGATTTGGCCTACTACGGCGTCGCCGATGGCGACCGGTTGCATTTGCGGATCGAGTCCGAAGGCTGCACGACGACCTTGGAAGATTTGTTGGTGCGTGCCAGCGACGATGTGAAGTTGGAGGTCCACCTCGACACCGACGAAGGCAACGCCGTCTCGCTCGATCGGGCCACCAAAGTCGAATTAATCGTCCCGCATGCAAAATCGAGCGACTGCGCCTGCAAGCATTGA
- a CDS encoding DeoR/GlpR family DNA-binding transcription regulator, producing MLLDERRHRILQTVENIGFASLQDLVEQTGVSESTIRRDLEHLDRSGHIRRTRGGAAYVGDSLADLAERGTRALSEKQAVAKTVAAMIEEGEAILLDGGTTTYEVARHLIGKSLQVVTNSLPILNLLANEPDIELVAIGGYLYPKTGVALGPVAMASLAQIHVRRLIISVGGVTEIGLFNSNTLLVETERRMMEVAEEVVVVTDSGKLGHRALAHLAPLEQVDRVVVDAGITDQWRTIFADAGVEVTIAES from the coding sequence ATGTTATTGGACGAACGACGGCACAGAATACTGCAAACTGTTGAAAATATTGGATTTGCGTCTCTACAAGACCTTGTCGAGCAGACCGGTGTCAGTGAATCCACGATTCGACGGGATCTGGAGCATCTTGACCGATCCGGTCATATCCGCCGCACGCGTGGCGGAGCGGCATATGTCGGTGATTCATTAGCGGATTTAGCTGAAAGAGGCACTCGGGCCCTCTCAGAAAAACAGGCGGTCGCCAAAACCGTGGCGGCCATGATTGAAGAAGGGGAGGCGATTTTGCTCGACGGCGGGACGACGACCTATGAAGTCGCCCGGCACTTGATTGGCAAATCGCTGCAAGTGGTCACAAACTCACTGCCTATTCTCAATTTGTTGGCCAACGAGCCAGATATCGAACTGGTGGCAATCGGCGGGTATTTGTACCCGAAAACAGGTGTGGCGCTCGGGCCGGTGGCGATGGCGTCGTTGGCGCAGATTCATGTGCGGCGGTTGATTATCAGCGTGGGAGGCGTGACTGAAATCGGGTTGTTCAACAGCAACACCCTGCTGGTCGAAACCGAACGACGCATGATGGAAGTGGCCGAAGAAGTCGTGGTCGTCACGGATAGCGGAAAACTGGGCCATCGTGCATTGGCCCACTTGGCTCCTCTGGAGCAAGTCGACCGCGTTGTGGTCGATGCGGGAATTACGGATCAATGGCGGACAATTTTTGCCGACGCCGGTGTCGAAGTCACGATTGCCGAGTCGTAA
- a CDS encoding BMC domain-containing protein: MSGEAIGLIETKGLVAQIEATDAMLKAANVTLVKQIQIGGAYITTVVQGDVGSVRAAVDAGADVAGRSGELVSAHVIARPEAAVMKMFV; this comes from the coding sequence ATGAGTGGAGAAGCAATCGGGTTGATCGAAACCAAGGGACTGGTGGCCCAAATTGAGGCAACGGATGCCATGCTCAAGGCGGCCAACGTGACGTTGGTCAAGCAAATTCAAATCGGTGGTGCCTACATTACGACCGTCGTCCAAGGTGACGTGGGTTCCGTGCGGGCCGCTGTGGACGCCGGTGCCGATGTCGCAGGACGCTCGGGAGAACTCGTCAGCGCCCACGTCATCGCCCGCCCCGAAGCAGCCGTCATGAAAATGTTCGTCTAA
- a CDS encoding BMC domain-containing protein, giving the protein MAKAMEALGMIETRGLIALIEASDAMLKAANVELAGWEKVGSGLVTVFAVGDVAAVKAAVDAGASAASKIGEVVSVQVIPRPHEELTGILPSAKATK; this is encoded by the coding sequence ATGGCGAAAGCGATGGAAGCCTTAGGCATGATCGAAACGCGGGGGTTGATCGCCCTGATCGAGGCATCGGATGCGATGCTCAAAGCGGCCAACGTTGAGTTGGCGGGCTGGGAAAAAGTCGGGAGTGGTTTGGTGACGGTGTTCGCCGTTGGCGATGTGGCCGCGGTCAAAGCCGCCGTCGATGCCGGTGCCAGTGCTGCCAGCAAAATCGGTGAAGTCGTCAGCGTGCAAGTCATTCCGCGACCGCACGAAGAACTGACGGGAATTCTCCCTTCAGCTAAAGCAACCAAATAA